Proteins encoded by one window of Emticicia oligotrophica DSM 17448:
- a CDS encoding DUF2490 domain-containing protein has product MKYRFLFILSCICTSIFGQTTRLVQDEEQLWLGYFNQSRISNKWGIWFDAHYRTTDHFIKEPSKFLSRLGLMYYINDDLKFTNAYNYANHFPEEGHANISQPEHRIWHQLQLHTKYGKLRTMQWLRLEERFRRKIKNDNELAEGYRFDERIRYNFLLNIPLSSKGIAPKTFSAVLNNEVMLNLSKNNVYNVFDQNRFFAGLAYNIDSHSNFQFGYMNVYQQLASGNRFRNINSIRLFFFQNLDFRKKAKK; this is encoded by the coding sequence ATGAAATATAGATTTTTATTCATCCTTTCTTGCATTTGTACCTCTATTTTTGGACAAACTACTCGTTTGGTTCAAGATGAAGAGCAACTTTGGCTTGGATATTTCAATCAATCTAGAATCAGTAATAAATGGGGAATTTGGTTCGATGCTCATTACCGAACGACTGACCACTTTATTAAAGAACCTTCAAAATTCTTGAGTAGATTGGGCTTAATGTATTACATCAATGATGATTTGAAATTTACTAATGCCTATAATTATGCCAATCATTTTCCTGAAGAGGGGCATGCCAATATTTCTCAGCCCGAGCATAGAATTTGGCATCAACTTCAGTTACATACAAAATATGGCAAGCTTCGAACAATGCAGTGGCTTCGGTTGGAAGAACGCTTTAGACGAAAAATAAAAAATGATAATGAATTGGCTGAAGGCTATCGTTTTGATGAACGAATTCGGTATAATTTTTTACTAAACATTCCATTGAGTAGTAAAGGTATTGCTCCTAAAACATTTTCAGCCGTTTTGAATAATGAAGTGATGCTAAATCTCTCGAAAAATAATGTCTATAATGTTTTTGACCAAAATCGTTTTTTTGCAGGTTTGGCATATAATATTGATTCTCACTCAAATTTTCAGTTTGGCTATATGAATGTTTATCAGCAATTAGCATCTGGAAATCGATTTAGAAATATTAATAGCATTAGGCTTTTCTTTTTTCAGAATCTTGATTTTAGAAAAAAAGCTAAGAAATAG
- a CDS encoding winged helix-turn-helix domain-containing protein — MPIRDLLKTDKKFRVTGMLRIESEDDRFLGPGRLELLENIIETGSISQAAKQMGMSYKKAWDLVNSMNQHTQKPIVTTQTGGEKGGGTVVTEEGKQLIVAFRKLHEEFQQSFEKHLDAFLNT; from the coding sequence ATGCCAATCAGAGATTTATTAAAAACTGACAAGAAATTTAGGGTTACAGGAATGCTCAGAATTGAAAGTGAAGATGATCGTTTTCTTGGGCCTGGCCGACTCGAATTACTTGAAAATATCATCGAAACAGGTTCGATAAGTCAAGCAGCTAAGCAAATGGGAATGTCATACAAAAAAGCTTGGGATTTAGTCAATTCTATGAACCAGCATACCCAAAAGCCCATTGTCACTACGCAAACTGGCGGTGAAAAAGGTGGAGGAACGGTCGTAACCGAAGAGGGCAAACAATTAATTGTAGCCTTCAGGAAATTACATGAAGAATTTCAACAATCTTTTGAGAAACATCTTGATGCTTTTTTGAATACTTAA
- a CDS encoding aminopeptidase P family protein — protein MFSVQTYTERRNALKKAVGSGLILIMGNEEAPMNYHDNTYRFRQDSNFLYFFGISHAGLASIIDVDSGEEIIFGHEFTMDDIIWVGPQPTLAEQARKVGIYRTEAPSKLPERLKKASKVHFTPPYRFDNMIRMSEWLGIPTAQLKEKASVELIKAIVALRSIKTEEEIVQMEDAVNITREMHITAMKLTAAGKKEYEIAAAIHAKALEGGGDLAYPIIFSINGQTLHNHYHGNTMTEGRLAINDSGAENTMFYAGDITRTIPVSMRFTEKQKEIYNLVLKMETESIAALRPGIQYRDIHLSANKIMLEGLKTLGFLQGDTEEMLTLGVQGLFMPHGLGHAIGLDVHDMEDLGEKYVGYRDGLERSTQLGLKSLRMAKELEVGFVLTVEPGIYFIPELIDKWKAENKFTNFINYSKLEDYRDFGGVRIEDNCLVTENGSRTLGQAIPKTVDEVEALRN, from the coding sequence ATGTTTTCAGTTCAAACTTACACCGAGCGTCGTAACGCATTAAAAAAAGCAGTTGGAAGTGGCCTAATTCTAATAATGGGTAATGAAGAAGCCCCTATGAATTATCATGATAATACCTACCGCTTTCGTCAAGATAGCAATTTCTTATATTTCTTTGGCATCAGTCATGCGGGTCTCGCAAGTATTATTGATGTAGATTCTGGAGAAGAAATTATTTTCGGTCATGAATTTACTATGGACGATATTATTTGGGTAGGCCCTCAACCAACCTTGGCTGAGCAAGCACGGAAAGTAGGTATATATCGAACGGAAGCCCCTTCAAAACTTCCTGAAAGATTAAAAAAAGCATCAAAAGTGCATTTTACCCCACCCTATCGCTTTGATAATATGATTCGTATGAGTGAATGGTTGGGTATTCCTACGGCACAATTAAAAGAAAAAGCCTCAGTTGAGTTAATAAAAGCGATTGTCGCCTTACGTTCAATCAAAACTGAGGAAGAAATTGTGCAAATGGAAGATGCGGTTAATATCACGCGTGAAATGCACATAACGGCGATGAAACTAACAGCAGCTGGAAAGAAAGAATACGAAATAGCAGCAGCCATTCATGCAAAAGCCCTTGAAGGTGGTGGAGATTTAGCTTATCCAATTATATTTTCTATTAATGGCCAAACACTCCATAATCATTATCATGGAAATACCATGACCGAAGGGCGTTTGGCAATCAATGATTCTGGGGCGGAAAATACGATGTTTTATGCGGGTGATATTACGAGAACCATCCCAGTAAGTATGCGTTTTACAGAAAAGCAGAAAGAGATTTATAATTTAGTTTTAAAAATGGAAACTGAATCTATTGCTGCTTTGCGTCCGGGAATTCAATATCGTGATATTCATCTTTCTGCCAATAAAATTATGCTCGAAGGACTTAAAACTTTGGGTTTCCTACAAGGTGATACTGAAGAAATGTTGACATTGGGTGTTCAAGGGCTATTCATGCCACATGGTTTAGGCCATGCTATCGGACTGGACGTACATGATATGGAAGATTTGGGTGAAAAATACGTAGGCTATCGTGATGGTTTGGAACGCAGTACGCAATTAGGACTAAAATCTCTTCGTATGGCAAAAGAGCTAGAGGTAGGGTTTGTGCTAACCGTTGAGCCAGGAATCTATTTTATTCCAGAATTAATTGATAAATGGAAAGCTGAAAACAAATTCACTAACTTTATCAACTACTCAAAACTAGAGGATTATCGAGATTTTGGTGGCGTTAGAATTGAAGATAACTGCTTAGTTACTGAAAACGGTAGCAGAACCTTGGGACAAGCAATTCCGAAAACTGTTGACGAAGTAGAAGCTCTTAGAAACTAG
- a CDS encoding SixA phosphatase family protein translates to MKKTLYLVRHATAEDGGNTPMFRDFDRELTSSGIIEAARMGKFLATKGVQFDLILSSAAERAKATAKIFAEQLHYDADAILLDEGLYGGGPRSYLAAVNQIDENISKVAIFGHNPDITFFAEYLTRADIGGTMDKASVIGFEFEDIQWAAVSSKMASFLAHYSPQTISF, encoded by the coding sequence ATGAAGAAAACCCTTTATTTAGTACGTCATGCTACGGCAGAAGATGGCGGCAACACGCCTATGTTTCGTGACTTTGACCGTGAATTAACTTCTTCTGGAATTATTGAAGCTGCACGTATGGGGAAATTTTTGGCTACAAAGGGTGTTCAATTTGATTTGATTCTTTCGAGTGCTGCCGAAAGAGCCAAAGCCACTGCTAAGATTTTTGCCGAACAACTTCATTATGATGCAGATGCAATTTTACTTGATGAAGGCCTTTATGGTGGCGGACCAAGAAGTTATCTAGCAGCGGTAAACCAGATTGATGAAAATATAAGTAAAGTTGCCATTTTTGGGCATAATCCAGATATAACTTTTTTTGCTGAATACTTAACTCGTGCGGATATAGGTGGAACGATGGACAAAGCAAGTGTAATTGGCTTTGAATTCGAAGATATTCAATGGGCGGCTGTTTCAAGCAAAATGGCTAGTTTTTTAGCTCATTATTCGCCACAAACTATTAGTTTTTAA
- a CDS encoding S41 family peptidase: MEIKLGKILLICLVMGAFSCKKDTLDPASNTTSTSGTTNNSNTTTNTSAYAAANSWVYDQMKAWYLWADQMPAKEKTNLNLVTGKDGQDDVKTYYFYSLLNDYPNTDRFSWIRENITDLTNSLSGVSTAFGFSRTAVYLDNTQTNVVFFISNVVLGSPAEKAGLKRGDIILTINGTQINGTNYATLIANNETATFGLGEFKNGTYVLSGKTITATKAVVQNNPIQFTKVIEKGNKKIGYLVYTQFLDTYDEALKQAFAQFKAAGVNEFVLDLRMNGGGRISSADLLSSLLVKNPSVNNVIHRDEWNSAVVAKYPSVSTPTKFTLEPNNLNLGRLFVLTSNGTASASELVINGLRPYMDVIIIGQNTYGKNVGSITISDDQKRWTWGMQPIVLRTLNSKGESNYGTKNGFAPDYVVSDNIYPFKPWGDETETLLKKALEVITGATIPADASSRRSYRTLNTQVLEENISDNPADNNKDMFAKLPKQ; the protein is encoded by the coding sequence ATGGAAATCAAATTAGGTAAAATCTTACTCATCTGCTTAGTAATGGGTGCTTTTTCTTGTAAGAAAGACACCTTAGACCCTGCTTCCAATACAACTTCAACTTCTGGTACTACAAATAATTCTAACACAACTACCAATACGAGTGCATACGCTGCTGCAAATAGTTGGGTTTATGACCAAATGAAAGCATGGTATCTTTGGGCTGACCAAATGCCAGCCAAAGAAAAAACGAACCTCAATTTAGTAACTGGTAAAGATGGGCAAGATGATGTAAAAACTTATTACTTCTATTCTCTATTGAATGATTACCCAAACACTGACCGCTTTTCTTGGATTAGAGAAAATATTACGGATTTAACCAATTCTTTGAGTGGCGTAAGTACAGCTTTTGGGTTTTCTCGAACGGCGGTATATTTAGATAATACGCAGACTAATGTAGTGTTTTTCATTTCAAATGTAGTTTTAGGTAGCCCCGCAGAAAAAGCTGGCTTGAAACGAGGAGATATAATTCTTACTATTAATGGCACACAGATTAATGGTACTAATTATGCTACTCTTATTGCAAACAATGAGACCGCTACTTTTGGCCTTGGGGAATTTAAAAATGGTACGTACGTTTTATCTGGTAAAACTATTACTGCTACAAAGGCAGTCGTTCAAAATAATCCTATTCAGTTTACGAAAGTGATTGAAAAAGGGAATAAGAAAATTGGTTATTTGGTTTATACACAATTTTTAGATACTTATGATGAAGCTCTAAAGCAAGCTTTTGCTCAATTCAAAGCAGCAGGTGTTAACGAATTTGTACTTGATTTACGAATGAATGGTGGTGGAAGAATTTCTTCGGCTGATTTATTATCGTCTTTATTGGTCAAAAATCCAAGTGTCAATAATGTAATTCATAGAGATGAATGGAATTCGGCTGTTGTTGCAAAATACCCTTCGGTTTCTACGCCAACCAAATTTACGCTAGAACCTAATAACTTAAATCTTGGACGTTTATTTGTACTTACTTCAAATGGCACTGCTTCAGCCAGTGAATTAGTAATCAATGGTCTTCGTCCATACATGGATGTAATTATTATTGGACAAAATACGTATGGCAAAAATGTAGGTTCAATTACTATATCAGATGACCAAAAACGTTGGACATGGGGAATGCAACCGATTGTGTTAAGAACATTAAATTCGAAAGGAGAGTCTAATTATGGTACAAAAAATGGCTTTGCTCCCGACTACGTAGTATCTGATAATATTTATCCGTTCAAACCTTGGGGAGATGAAACCGAGACCCTCTTGAAAAAGGCTTTAGAAGTTATTACTGGTGCTACGATTCCCGCAGATGCTTCAAGCAGACGTTCATATCGCACACTTAATACACAGGTTTTAGAAGAAAATATTTCTGATAATCCTGCTGATAATAATAAAGATATGTTTGCAAAATTGCCTAAGCAATAA
- the arsN2 gene encoding arsenic resistance N-acetyltransferase ArsN2, whose product MKTQNITFEEALGTNRTKAMALLTDANLPTNDIDNQVNLFVLLENKEIIGTGGLEQKSNYGLLRSISVVNSEKGKGYGQLITEAVEQFALKNSITDLFLLTTTAKDFFEKKCGYQIVDRKEVPIEIQNSQQFSSVCPSSAIVMHKKLTIS is encoded by the coding sequence ATGAAAACGCAAAATATTACTTTTGAAGAAGCACTCGGAACAAATCGAACTAAAGCAATGGCTCTTTTAACAGACGCCAATCTCCCAACAAATGATATTGATAATCAAGTAAACTTATTTGTATTGCTCGAAAATAAAGAAATCATCGGAACGGGCGGCCTTGAACAAAAAAGTAATTATGGCTTACTGCGTTCAATAAGTGTGGTTAATTCTGAAAAAGGTAAAGGTTATGGTCAACTCATTACTGAAGCAGTTGAACAGTTTGCACTTAAGAATTCTATCACCGATTTGTTTCTTTTAACAACAACTGCGAAAGATTTTTTTGAGAAGAAATGTGGATATCAAATAGTGGATAGAAAAGAAGTGCCTATTGAAATTCAAAATAGTCAGCAATTCTCTTCGGTTTGTCCATCTTCAGCAATAGTTATGCACAAAAAGTTGACAATCAGTTAA
- a CDS encoding aldo/keto reductase, with translation MKKVYLSDSGPKVSEAIYGFWRWEDLDNTTLKMEQIINLCLELGINTFDHADIYGDYTIEEHFGKIISQKSFKREDIVLFSKCGIRKNGKVTYFDNSRNYILDSVDNSLRNLKTDYLDIFLLNQSDFLADPEQTAMTLAEIVNAGKVKHIGVANFTAFQHQLLASYLTIPIVTNHIELNLMNISAIEDGRLDFIKQSFSKPLAWAPLAGGEILDGKEGKSAVLKSKLEAIGKKYDANVEQTAVAWLMQLGTLPIIGSLSEARIRNAASASDIKLSREDWYDIYQTSVAS, from the coding sequence ATGAAAAAAGTATATCTAAGCGATTCAGGACCGAAAGTATCGGAAGCAATTTATGGTTTTTGGCGTTGGGAAGACCTCGATAATACCACGCTAAAAATGGAGCAAATTATTAATTTATGCTTAGAGTTAGGAATTAATACCTTTGACCACGCTGATATTTATGGTGATTATACCATTGAAGAACATTTTGGGAAGATTATTAGTCAAAAGTCATTTAAGCGTGAAGATATTGTCCTTTTTAGTAAGTGCGGTATTCGCAAAAACGGAAAAGTCACTTATTTTGATAATTCAAGAAATTATATTCTCGATAGCGTTGATAATTCGCTTCGAAATCTAAAAACCGATTATTTGGACATATTCCTATTGAATCAAAGTGATTTTTTGGCTGACCCAGAGCAAACAGCTATGACTTTAGCTGAAATAGTAAATGCTGGAAAAGTTAAGCATATCGGAGTTGCTAATTTTACAGCCTTTCAACATCAACTTTTAGCTTCATATCTAACAATTCCAATTGTTACTAATCATATTGAGTTAAATTTGATGAATATTTCAGCCATTGAAGATGGACGCTTAGATTTTATTAAGCAAAGCTTCAGTAAGCCTTTGGCATGGGCTCCGTTAGCTGGTGGAGAAATATTAGATGGAAAAGAAGGTAAATCGGCTGTACTGAAATCGAAACTTGAAGCAATCGGAAAAAAATACGATGCAAATGTTGAACAAACGGCAGTAGCGTGGTTGATGCAACTAGGTACTTTACCAATTATTGGTTCTTTATCAGAGGCTCGTATTCGCAATGCGGCAAGTGCATCAGATATAAAATTAAGTAGAGAAGATTGGTATGATATTTACCAAACATCGGTGGCAAGCTAA
- a CDS encoding DUF423 domain-containing protein, protein MNKLFLQAGALLGAIGVMIGAFGAHALKPMLLASGRFETFETGVRYQFYHAIALILVGILSKNIQNKTISYSGYCLLSGVLIFSGALYTICFTGLNVFGAVAPIGGTLMVIGWLLLFWSVSKK, encoded by the coding sequence ATGAACAAACTTTTTTTGCAAGCAGGTGCTTTATTAGGAGCAATAGGTGTAATGATTGGGGCATTTGGGGCTCATGCCCTAAAACCAATGTTGTTGGCCAGTGGAAGATTTGAAACTTTTGAAACTGGGGTTAGATACCAATTTTATCATGCAATAGCTTTGATTTTGGTAGGAATTCTTTCGAAAAATATTCAAAACAAAACAATTTCTTATAGCGGCTATTGCCTTTTGTCGGGCGTTTTGATTTTCAGTGGTGCTTTATATACGATTTGTTTTACTGGGCTAAACGTTTTTGGGGCAGTTGCACCTATTGGAGGCACACTCATGGTTATTGGTTGGCTTTTATTATTTTGGTCAGTAAGCAAAAAATAA
- a CDS encoding bestrophin family protein: MLIYNPKDWWKLIFYFHKADTFRKLLPAMMGVMAYTFFISYLENNVFHFVPLKNPLAIHSLVGFVLSLLLVFRTNSSYDRWWEGRKIWGSFTNNSRNLALKLSAILPDKHESKEVFRILVGNYLLAVKDYLRGHVNLEHLDYVGNYNEAFYANYKHIPNRIGQAIHLEISRLYKVGIINAEQLIILNGELVSFTDNLGACERIRNTPIPSSYNIFIKKMIFLYVFTMPFGFVLEFKFWAAPIVTLIFYAFAGIEMIAEEIEDPFGTDSNDLALDTIVKNVKNNLSEIFKN; the protein is encoded by the coding sequence ATGTTAATTTATAATCCAAAAGATTGGTGGAAGTTAATTTTTTACTTCCATAAAGCTGATACATTTCGTAAACTTTTGCCAGCCATGATGGGTGTAATGGCCTATACTTTTTTTATTTCTTACCTCGAAAATAACGTTTTTCATTTTGTTCCTCTCAAGAATCCACTTGCTATTCATTCGTTAGTAGGTTTTGTGTTATCATTATTATTAGTTTTTCGTACAAATAGTTCTTATGACCGTTGGTGGGAAGGGCGTAAGATTTGGGGTAGTTTTACTAATAATTCAAGGAATTTGGCATTAAAACTAAGTGCTATTTTACCAGATAAACATGAAAGTAAAGAAGTTTTTAGAATCTTAGTGGGTAATTATCTTTTGGCTGTTAAAGATTATCTTCGTGGGCACGTAAACTTAGAGCACTTAGATTATGTAGGAAACTATAATGAGGCCTTTTATGCCAATTATAAACACATACCAAACAGAATAGGGCAGGCGATTCATCTTGAAATTAGCCGATTATACAAGGTAGGAATCATTAATGCCGAACAATTAATAATCCTTAATGGAGAATTGGTTTCTTTCACTGATAATTTAGGAGCCTGCGAACGAATCAGAAATACTCCTATTCCTTCTTCGTACAATATTTTCATCAAAAAGATGATATTTTTATATGTATTTACGATGCCTTTTGGGTTTGTATTAGAGTTTAAATTTTGGGCTGCTCCAATTGTTACGCTCATTTTTTATGCTTTTGCTGGCATAGAAATGATTGCCGAAGAAATAGAGGACCCATTCGGTACTGATAGCAATGATTTAGCTCTCGATACAATTGTGAAAAATGTGAAGAATAATTTAAGCGAGATTTTTAAAAATTAA
- a CDS encoding SGNH/GDSL hydrolase family protein, which translates to MRKYFYFTFTQIILICLVSLSFAQEFSGTQSTWQGFARENFVFKDLSAIVVSPKQVAPNKPWIFRPAFFGAFAQADAGLLARGWHVVYLDLTHRYGSPKAIALFDSFYEELVKHHQFSPKVALEGISRGGLFVVNWAKQNPDKVAAIYLDAPVCDVKSWPSKKQAELWQGFINEYQLNDKEADNFKGNAIDNLETIAKAGISILSVCGDADKVVPYAENSAILRRNLMKLGGNMRTILKPGVDHHPHALPDSTPIVNFVHQHTADYQSKMHYQLRGNLNNARNIFEKTKKGRVTFLGGSITEGNGWRNAICEELKQRFPDTEFDFIAAGISSMGSTPHAFRFKNDVLKNGKVDLLFVEAAVNDFTNFFSGREQIRGMEGMVRQALLSNPDMDIIMLHFIHDPFIEIYKEGKTPEVILNHEKVADYYQITSINLAQEIAERMAANEFTWKDFGGTHPSPLGHTYYSATISAVFDKLWSAKYFTDESNRPHQIKAKPMDKYSYFDGQLIDVRNAVVKNGWHYEKPWKAQTQGEVRKRFSDISILEALNEGAELNLDFEGKAIGIFTLAGPDAGILEFSIDGKPFKKLDLFTNWSSGLYLPWVYVFEAELENKKHNLILRTSKESNPKSVGHACQIYYFVVNGKAN; encoded by the coding sequence ATGAGAAAATATTTTTATTTTACTTTCACACAAATAATACTTATTTGTTTGGTTTCGCTCAGCTTTGCCCAAGAATTTTCAGGAACTCAGAGTACATGGCAAGGTTTTGCACGTGAAAATTTCGTATTTAAAGATTTAAGTGCCATCGTAGTTTCTCCCAAACAAGTGGCTCCCAACAAGCCTTGGATTTTTCGACCAGCCTTTTTTGGAGCTTTTGCCCAAGCCGACGCAGGCTTGTTGGCTCGTGGATGGCATGTTGTGTACTTAGACCTAACCCATCGTTATGGTAGTCCAAAAGCAATTGCCTTATTCGATTCTTTTTACGAAGAATTAGTAAAACACCATCAATTCTCTCCAAAAGTAGCCTTAGAAGGCATTAGTAGAGGTGGACTTTTTGTAGTGAATTGGGCCAAACAAAACCCTGATAAAGTGGCCGCTATTTACCTTGATGCTCCAGTTTGTGATGTAAAAAGTTGGCCAAGCAAAAAACAAGCTGAATTATGGCAAGGATTTATAAATGAATATCAATTAAATGACAAGGAAGCTGATAATTTCAAAGGAAATGCCATTGATAATTTAGAGACCATAGCCAAAGCAGGAATTTCCATTTTAAGTGTTTGTGGCGACGCTGACAAAGTAGTTCCTTATGCCGAAAACTCAGCAATACTCCGTCGAAATCTGATGAAATTAGGCGGAAATATGCGAACAATTCTAAAACCAGGTGTTGACCACCATCCGCATGCTTTACCAGATTCTACTCCAATCGTGAATTTCGTACATCAACATACTGCTGATTATCAAAGTAAAATGCATTACCAATTAAGAGGAAATTTGAATAATGCTCGAAATATTTTTGAAAAAACAAAAAAAGGAAGAGTGACTTTCTTAGGTGGCTCAATTACCGAAGGAAACGGTTGGCGAAATGCCATTTGTGAAGAATTAAAGCAACGTTTTCCAGATACTGAATTCGACTTTATAGCTGCTGGCATTAGCTCAATGGGCTCAACGCCACATGCCTTTAGATTTAAGAATGATGTTTTGAAAAACGGCAAAGTTGACTTACTTTTCGTTGAAGCTGCCGTAAATGATTTTACTAATTTCTTCTCAGGAAGAGAACAAATTAGAGGCATGGAAGGTATGGTTAGACAAGCATTATTGAGTAACCCTGACATGGATATTATCATGCTGCATTTTATTCATGACCCCTTTATTGAAATCTATAAAGAAGGGAAAACGCCAGAAGTAATTTTAAACCACGAAAAAGTAGCTGATTATTACCAAATAACATCCATCAACTTAGCTCAAGAAATTGCCGAACGCATGGCTGCAAATGAGTTTACTTGGAAAGACTTTGGGGGTACGCACCCATCACCTTTGGGGCATACTTATTATTCTGCAACGATAAGTGCGGTTTTTGATAAATTATGGTCGGCCAAATACTTTACCGATGAATCTAACAGACCACATCAAATCAAAGCAAAACCAATGGATAAATATAGCTATTTTGATGGACAGTTGATTGATGTTCGAAACGCAGTAGTAAAAAATGGTTGGCATTATGAAAAACCTTGGAAAGCTCAAACACAAGGCGAAGTTCGTAAACGGTTTTCTGATATTTCAATTCTTGAAGCTCTCAACGAAGGGGCCGAGTTAAATCTCGATTTTGAGGGGAAAGCCATTGGTATTTTTACATTAGCTGGGCCAGATGCAGGAATTTTGGAATTTAGTATCGATGGAAAACCATTCAAAAAATTAGATTTATTTACTAATTGGAGTTCAGGTCTTTATTTACCTTGGGTCTATGTTTTTGAAGCAGAACTCGAAAATAAAAAACATAATCTTATCCTACGAACTTCAAAAGAATCAAACCCTAAAAGTGTGGGGCATGCATGTCAAATTTATTATTTTGTTGTGAACGGAAAAGCAAATTAA
- a CDS encoding GbsR/MarR family transcriptional regulator → MEFKEAKDKFIHTWGTLATQWGINRTMAQIHALLLLSPKSMNADEIMAELQISRGNVNMNLRDLMDWGLIYKQLLPGERKEYFIAEKDIWKVAKQIAKERRRREIGPLIEAMEDIKEGLQPDTAEKEELLKIVNDISKVSVFADTTMTSLLKSDENWLINSFIKIFNK, encoded by the coding sequence ATGGAATTCAAAGAAGCAAAAGACAAGTTTATCCATACCTGGGGTACTCTTGCCACTCAGTGGGGGATAAACCGCACGATGGCACAGATACATGCATTGCTTTTGCTATCGCCTAAGTCTATGAATGCTGATGAAATTATGGCTGAATTACAAATTTCTCGAGGTAATGTAAATATGAATTTGAGAGATTTAATGGATTGGGGCCTGATTTACAAGCAATTACTTCCAGGAGAACGTAAGGAGTACTTCATTGCAGAAAAAGACATTTGGAAGGTCGCTAAGCAAATTGCAAAAGAGCGACGCCGCCGAGAAATCGGACCACTCATTGAAGCAATGGAAGATATCAAAGAAGGACTTCAACCTGATACCGCCGAGAAAGAAGAGCTTCTGAAAATAGTAAATGATATCAGTAAAGTTTCGGTTTTTGCCGATACTACCATGACTTCTCTTCTGAAATCAGATGAAAATTGGTTAATTAATAGTTTTATAAAGATTTTTAATAAATAG
- a CDS encoding DUF1684 domain-containing protein, with translation MKYLYYSLALFILSSFITPNDDADYEKEIKEWHKNRIESLKKENGWLNLAGLFWLEEGRNSFGADIENKIIFPTGKSGNFLGEFILSNGEVFIEAKKGAEIYHENEKVEKLKIFPSEKPILLKHHTLRWFVIKRGNKYAIRLRDLDSPFLKEFHGIETFQIDKKWKLKAKFEPTVGKKIAILDVTGQTSQQDSPGKLIFTVAGKEYALDALAEGDELFIIFGDITNKKETYGAGRFVYAAKPDADGFTSLDFNKAYNPPCAFTPYATCPLPPKQNLLPIAISAGEKNYGNH, from the coding sequence ATGAAATATTTATACTACTCATTAGCACTATTTATATTAAGCTCGTTTATTACCCCAAATGATGATGCCGATTACGAAAAAGAGATAAAAGAATGGCACAAAAATAGAATAGAAAGCCTGAAGAAAGAAAATGGTTGGCTAAACTTAGCAGGACTATTTTGGTTAGAGGAGGGAAGAAACTCATTTGGAGCTGATATTGAAAATAAAATTATATTTCCTACGGGGAAAAGCGGTAATTTTTTAGGTGAGTTTATTTTGTCGAATGGAGAAGTATTTATCGAGGCAAAAAAAGGGGCTGAGATTTATCATGAAAACGAAAAAGTAGAAAAGTTGAAAATTTTTCCTAGTGAAAAACCAATTCTTTTGAAACATCACACACTTCGTTGGTTTGTTATAAAAAGAGGGAATAAATACGCCATCCGATTGCGAGATTTGGATAGCCCATTTTTGAAAGAATTTCATGGAATCGAGACTTTCCAGATTGATAAAAAATGGAAACTTAAAGCAAAATTTGAACCGACAGTTGGTAAAAAAATAGCGATTTTGGATGTAACTGGACAAACATCGCAGCAGGATTCGCCGGGAAAACTAATTTTTACAGTTGCAGGTAAGGAATATGCATTAGATGCACTTGCCGAAGGTGATGAACTGTTTATCATTTTTGGAGATATCACTAATAAAAAAGAAACCTACGGAGCTGGCCGATTTGTTTATGCCGCAAAACCTGACGCTGATGGTTTCACTTCGCTCGATTTCAATAAAGCGTACAATCCTCCTTGTGCATTTACGCCTTATGCCACTTGCCCATTGCCACCTAAACAAAATCTATTGCCTATTGCTATTAGTGCAGGAGAAAAAAATTATGGAAATCACTAA